The following DNA comes from bacterium.
AGAGCACAGAGAAATAAAAAATGCGCTCCCCTCTGTGTCCTCTGTGTTCTCTGTGGTGAAAATTTTCCCTATGCTCCGCCCGCGTTAAGGGAGGCTTCCATGGACACAACCATCATCGGGCTTGCCGGCACGGGGAAAACGACGCTGCTTTCGGCGCTCGCGGGCGTGGCCGATCCCGCCAGCGGCGTGGCGACCGTGCGCGTGGTGGACGAGCGCGTCGACGCGCTGGCGAAAATCTTCAATCCAAAAAAAACGACCTACGCGGAGATGCGCGTGCGTGAAGCGGCGTGGCCGGGCGCAGGCGAGTCCGCGCGCAAGTCCGACGTCGACCGCTACCTGCAGGCGATTCGCGGGTCGCGGCTGTTTTTACACGTGCTCGCCGCGGCGCAAACGCCGATGCTCGCCGATCCGCCCAACCCCGCGCGCGATCTGGCGAAACTCGACGGCGAGATGATCATCGCGGATCTGATCGCGATCGAGCGCCTTTTGGATCGCGCGAAAAAAGCGCCGCTCGAGGCAAACGTGAAGGCGCTGCTCGAAAGGCTTAAGGGCGAGCTCGAAAACGAGCGGCCGATCTTTTCGCTTGGCCTTGCCGACGCGGAACACGCGATGCTCTCGGGCTACGGCTTCATCACCGAGACGCCGCAGCTTGTCGTCGTCAACACCGCGGAGGACGCCGGCGAGGCTTTCGACGCCGCGCCGCTTTCCGCGCTTCTGCACGGCCGGCATGTCATGGCGATGCCGTTCCCCGTCGCGCGCGAGGTGAGCCTTCTTCCCGCCGCGGAGCAGGACGATTTCGCCAAAGAGATGGGCCTGTCCGGGCCGGCGGCGCGGCGCGTGGTGCGCGAAGCATTCCGTCAGCTCGACCTGATCAGCTTCCTCACGTCCGGCGAAGACGAGTGCCGCGCGTGGCCGATCGAACGCGGCACGCACGCCCGCGCGGCGGCCGGCACGATCCACTCGGACATCGAGCGCGGCTTCATCCGCGCGGAGGTCGTGGCGTTCGACGAGTTCATCAAGCGCGGCTCGATGAAGGCTTGCCGCGAGGACGGCATCCTGCGCCTGGAGGGCAAGGACTACGTCGTCGCCGACGGCGACATCGTGCACTTTCGGTTTAACGTGTAGGAAGAGCGCGACGCGCGGTTTCGTGCATGGCGCCGGCGACGCCGTGACGCTCGCCGTATTTGCGGTCGAGCTCGGCGTGCAGCGCATCGACATCGTCCGTGCCGGCGACTTCGAGTAGCTTGGCTTTGACGGCGGCGATTTCTTCGCGTGGATCCAAATCGCCCATTTCGCGCATGAACGCTCGAAACGCCCGTGGGCGCATCGTGCGATAAAGCGCGGCCATGGCGCGACCGGCTTCGGCGGATTCCTTAAGATACCGTTCCATCAAAGCCATTTTAGCCGACGATAGAGTTTTGGGTAGAGGTACTTGATACGATCCGGCCGAATTTTCATTTGAACAAAAATCTTCGCAACAACCTCCCGTTCCTGCGCCTCGGCTTCATACCCTCGCCGAATAACCATGAAGGCGCGCCAAAGATCGGGGTCGGTGCCGAAATAGGGTGGCCGTGCGAGAAAATCGGCAATGGCTTCCCGCAGGCCCTCCGGCGCTTTGTCCGTGTTCCCCGATGCGTCAAACCAGCCCAACGCGTAGGTTCGCGCGTGGGCGGTTTCCTCGAGATAGGTCCGAAACACCTCATCCTCGCGGCGCCACGCGTCGTCGCGATTTTTCAGGTAGATGACGATTTTCTTTTCGCGTTTGCGATAGGCGCCGGACTTTTTTTGATGGTATTCCGGCAGAAGCTCGTACCCGCCTTCGAGCGCAATCGGCCGCGCCCGGTATTTCAGCGCCAATTCCGCGACTCGCTTGGCGATCGTATCCACCCGACGCAGTTCCGGGCCGACCGCGTTTGTGCGGTAGGTCTGGCCTTTCGGCATGCCGGGCCACGGGCGTTCGCGAAATTCAGGCGGCACGCGATCCGTTGCGGCGCCGGGCGATGTCGCTGATCAAGGCCGCGGCGAGTGCGTACGCCGTCGGCTCGACGAGGAAGCGGAAGCGCATGCCTTCGCCCGCGTTGTCGAGCAGATTTCCAAGGACGATGACGTACGCGATGTTGAACGCGCAAAACGCCAACGTGGAGGCGCGGGGTGCGTTGGACCTGCGCTCGCGCCAGGCCGACCGCGCGGCGAAGATGACGACGCCCGGATAAAGAAGCACGTGCAGCCACGCGATGCCGGGAGCGCGGGGCGAATTCGCGTTCGCGTTACCGGCGCCGGCTGCCGAGGAGGCATCGCCGGTTCCGCCGGCATCGGCCGGAGCGTCCGCATCCGGCCATGAGCCCTGCGTGACGAGGTTGTACGCGCGATCGAGCGCGATCACGTGCGCGCGGTTGTCTTTCAGGAATACGTACGTCGATGGAGGACGGAACGTTGTGGCGAGGCCGTTCGCGACGGACGCCGCGTACGTGCCCGGAAATCGCGCGATGAGGCCGAACGCATCGCGCGCATACGTCTTCGACACCGCGATGTATCCGAGATTGTGGTAGTTGATCGCGTCGGTCGTCTTGCGTTCTTCGTCCAGCAGCGGCACGTCCGTCAGCGGCGGCGGCGGCAGCACGCGCGCGTAAACCGAAATCGGATTGAACGGATAGATGAGCGAAACGGGCGAAATCGCCCCCGCTTTCGCAAGCTCCAGGCGCACCTCTTTTGGCACACGCACCGTGATGGCGTTGGCCATGTTCATCCCGAGCCACGCGCTCGCCGTGAACTCGCCATACATGGCGAGGTTTTTCGCGTACCACCCGAACACGAGAAGAAACGGCAGGGACGCCGCGATCGCCATGCGTTTTTTGCGCTCGGGCGCGTGGTCGCGCGTTGCGGCGACGAGCAAGAAAATCGCCGCGAGCATCCACGGCAAGATGAAAAGGCTGCGCGTCAGCGCGATGCCCGCGCACAAGCCGGAGAACGCGAGCGCGTTTTTGGAACACCCGCGCGCGACGGCGCGGTGCAAAAACCACGCGGCGGCCACAAGCGTGAGCGCGATGGGGAGCGAATAGAAAAGGTAGTTCTCGTAGAGAACGTACGCCGGCGAAAGCGAAAAGACGAGCGCCGCCGCGAGCGCGGCGGACCGCGACGCGCCAAGCCGGCGCGCCAGGGCGAAAAGCGCGATCGCGCCGGCGAGTCCGGCGAATTTGTAAATCGACGCGAACGCGAGCGGCGCGGCACCGCCCGCGATCTTCAGCACAAGACCGAGGAAGAGATTGAACAGAGGCGGCTGCGTCACCAGATGCCAGAGACTGGAGAGCAGATCGTCGCGAAGCAGCGCCGGATCGATGTATTGCCAGTACCACGCGAGCGTGGACACGTCGAAACGCACGCCGGCGAGGAAATACGCGACGCGCGAAATAGCGAACGCCGCGGCGATGACGAGCATCGCGCGCCGGTCGGCCGCGCGCCCGGTGATCGCCGCCGCGTCCGGGACGCCGGTCGATTCTCCGTCGATTTGCATGGCCGGCGATCTATATCGCAAAAACGGCCGCGGCGTCAGGGCCGCGGCCGATCGCACCGCCGTTCGGAAATCGTTACTTGCCGGGCCAGATGGTGCCGGCCTCATTTTCGATCGGCGTGCCGACCGCGTTGCCGTATTCCGTCCAAGATCCGTCGTAGTTGATAACGTCGTAGCCGAGGATGTACTTAAGCGCGAACCACGAGTGGCTCGAGCGCTCGCCGATGCGGCAATACGTCACGACCGGTTTCGTGCCGTCGATGCCCTTGCCGCCGTAGAGCGCCTTGAGTTCCCTGGGCGATTTGAACGTGCCGTCCTCGTTGGCCGCCTGCGCCCAGGGGATGTTCTTTGCGCCGGGGATTCGTCCCGCGCGCACGGAAAGCTCCGGCACACCCGGCGGCGCGAAAATCTTGCCGGTGTATTCGTCCGGGCTGCGCACGTCGACCATTTGCGCGTTTCGTTCGCCGGTGGCGATCTCCACCATGTCCGCAAGACGCGCGCGCAACGTCAAATCGACCTTGGGCGCCTTGTAGTGCGTCGCGTCGTGATGCGGTGTTTCGGTGATGAACGGCCGGCCATCGATCTCCCACTTCTTGCGCCCGCCATCCATGAGCGCGACGTTCTCGTGCCCGTAGATCGTCGCGATCCAGGCGCCCCACGCGGCAAACCAGTTGTTGTTGTCGCCATACAGGACGAGCTTCGTGCCCGGCGTTACGCCGGCGTCGGAAAGAAGTCTTTCCCAATTCTCCCTGGATACGATGTCGCGCATCACGCGATCGCAC
Coding sequences within:
- a CDS encoding glycosyltransferase family 39 protein; the encoded protein is MQIDGESTGVPDAAAITGRAADRRAMLVIAAAFAISRVAYFLAGVRFDVSTLAWYWQYIDPALLRDDLLSSLWHLVTQPPLFNLFLGLVLKIAGGAAPLAFASIYKFAGLAGAIALFALARRLGASRSAALAAALVFSLSPAYVLYENYLFYSLPIALTLVAAAWFLHRAVARGCSKNALAFSGLCAGIALTRSLFILPWMLAAIFLLVAATRDHAPERKKRMAIAASLPFLLVFGWYAKNLAMYGEFTASAWLGMNMANAITVRVPKEVRLELAKAGAISPVSLIYPFNPISVYARVLPPPPLTDVPLLDEERKTTDAINYHNLGYIAVSKTYARDAFGLIARFPGTYAASVANGLATTFRPPSTYVFLKDNRAHVIALDRAYNLVTQGSWPDADAPADAGGTGDASSAAGAGNANANSPRAPGIAWLHVLLYPGVVIFAARSAWRERRSNAPRASTLAFCAFNIAYVIVLGNLLDNAGEGMRFRFLVEPTAYALAAALISDIARRRNGSRAA
- a CDS encoding sulfurtransferase, with the protein product MAEHLVSTEWVADHLDDPNVRVAEVSVDPKLYATGHIRNAVHFPWHTALCDRVMRDIVSRENWERLLSDAGVTPGTKLVLYGDNNNWFAAWGAWIATIYGHENVALMDGGRKKWEIDGRPFITETPHHDATHYKAPKVDLTLRARLADMVEIATGERNAQMVDVRSPDEYTGKIFAPPGVPELSVRAGRIPGAKNIPWAQAANEDGTFKSPRELKALYGGKGIDGTKPVVTYCRIGERSSHSWFALKYILGYDVINYDGSWTEYGNAVGTPIENEAGTIWPGK
- a CDS encoding DUF933 domain-containing protein, whose product is MDTTIIGLAGTGKTTLLSALAGVADPASGVATVRVVDERVDALAKIFNPKKTTYAEMRVREAAWPGAGESARKSDVDRYLQAIRGSRLFLHVLAAAQTPMLADPPNPARDLAKLDGEMIIADLIAIERLLDRAKKAPLEANVKALLERLKGELENERPIFSLGLADAEHAMLSGYGFITETPQLVVVNTAEDAGEAFDAAPLSALLHGRHVMAMPFPVAREVSLLPAAEQDDFAKEMGLSGPAARRVVREAFRQLDLISFLTSGEDECRAWPIERGTHARAAAGTIHSDIERGFIRAEVVAFDEFIKRGSMKACREDGILRLEGKDYVVADGDIVHFRFNV